One Pogoniulus pusillus isolate bPogPus1 chromosome 10, bPogPus1.pri, whole genome shotgun sequence genomic window carries:
- the NAA15 gene encoding N-alpha-acetyltransferase 15, NatA auxiliary subunit isoform X6 → MPSVSLPPKENALFKRILRCYEHKQYRNGLKFCKQILSNPKFAEHGETLAMKGLTLNCLGKKEEAYELVRRGLRNDLKSHVCWHVYGLLQRSDKKYDEAIKCYRNALKWDKDNLQILRDLSLLQIQMRDLEGYRETRYQLLQLRPAQRASWIGYAIAYHLLEDYEMAAKILEEFRKTQQTSPDKVDYEYSELLLYQNQVLREAGLFKEALEHLCTYERQICDKLAVEETKGELLLQLGRLEEAVEIYKGLQERNPENWAYYKGLERALKPANMMERLKIYEEAWTKYPRGLVPRRLPLNFLSGEKFKECLDKFLRMNFSKGCPPVFNTLRSLYKDKEKVAIIEELVIGYETSLRSCRLFNPNAVFGMDLSCQIPSLY, encoded by the exons AGATGTTACGAACATAAGCAGTATAGAAATGGGCTGAAGTTCTGTAAACAGATCCTTTCTAACCCGAAGTTTGCAGAACATGGAG AAACTTTGGCAATGAAAGGACTAACATTAAACTGTctaggaaagaaggaggaagccTATGAACTTGTGCGCAGAGGCCTCAGGAACGACTTGAAGAGCCATGTCT GTTGGCATGTCTATGGCCTCCTTCAGAGGTCAGACAAGAAGTATGATGAAGCTATCAAATGCTATAGAAATGCACTGAAGTGGGACAAAGACAATCTTCAAATCTTGAGAGATCTTTCTCTGCTACAGATTCAAATGAGAGATCTTGAAGGTTACAGG GAAACAAGATATCAGTTACTTCAGCTGCGACCTGCACAGCGAGCATCATGGATTGGTTATGCTATTGCTTACCATCTCTTGGAAGACTATGAAATGGCGGCAAAAATTTTAGAGGAATTCAGGAAGACACAGCAG ACATCACCTGATAAAGTAGACTATGAGtacagtgagctgctgctgtatcAAAACCAGGTCCTCAGGGAGGCAGGACTCTTTAAGGAagccttggagcatctttgtacCTATGAAAGGCAGATCTGTGACAAACTGGCTGTCGAAGAAACTAAAG GAGAGCTCCTGCTTCAGCTTGGCAGACTTGAAGAAGCAGTTGAAATCTACAAAggacttcaagaaagaaatccTGAAAACTGGGCCTATTATAAAGGCCTAGAGAGGGCACTTAAACCAG CTAACATGATGGAAAGGCTAAAGATCTATGAAGAGGCCTGGACTAAATACCCAAGGGGACTAGTTCCAAGAAGATTGCCTTTAAACTTTTTGTCAG GTGAAAAGTTTAAGGAATGTCTGGACAAGTTTCTAAGGATGAATTTCAGCAAAGGTTGCCCACCAGTTTTCAATACTTTGAGGTCATTATATAAAGACAAGGAGAAG GTGGCAATCATAGAAGAGCTTGTGATAGGTTATGAGACCTCCCTACGAAGCTGCAGGTTATTTAACCCAAATG CCGTCTTtggaatggatttaagctgTCAAATACCAAGTTTGTATTAA
- the NAA15 gene encoding N-alpha-acetyltransferase 15, NatA auxiliary subunit isoform X7 has product MPSVSLPPKENALFKRILRCYEHKQYRNGLKFCKQILSNPKFAEHGETLAMKGLTLNCLGKKEEAYELVRRGLRNDLKSHVCWHVYGLLQRSDKKYDEAIKCYRNALKWDKDNLQILRDLSLLQIQMRDLEGYRETRYQLLQLRPAQRASWIGYAIAYHLLEDYEMAAKILEEFRKTQQTSPDKVDYEYSELLLYQNQVLREAGLFKEALEHLCTYERQICDKLAVEETKGELLLQLGRLEEAVEIYKGLQERNPENWAYYKGLERALKPANMMERLKIYEEAWTKYPRGLVPRRLPLNFLSGEKFKECLDKFLRMNFSKGCPPVFNTLRSLYKDKEKVAIIEELVIGYETSLRSCRLFNPNVP; this is encoded by the exons AGATGTTACGAACATAAGCAGTATAGAAATGGGCTGAAGTTCTGTAAACAGATCCTTTCTAACCCGAAGTTTGCAGAACATGGAG AAACTTTGGCAATGAAAGGACTAACATTAAACTGTctaggaaagaaggaggaagccTATGAACTTGTGCGCAGAGGCCTCAGGAACGACTTGAAGAGCCATGTCT GTTGGCATGTCTATGGCCTCCTTCAGAGGTCAGACAAGAAGTATGATGAAGCTATCAAATGCTATAGAAATGCACTGAAGTGGGACAAAGACAATCTTCAAATCTTGAGAGATCTTTCTCTGCTACAGATTCAAATGAGAGATCTTGAAGGTTACAGG GAAACAAGATATCAGTTACTTCAGCTGCGACCTGCACAGCGAGCATCATGGATTGGTTATGCTATTGCTTACCATCTCTTGGAAGACTATGAAATGGCGGCAAAAATTTTAGAGGAATTCAGGAAGACACAGCAG ACATCACCTGATAAAGTAGACTATGAGtacagtgagctgctgctgtatcAAAACCAGGTCCTCAGGGAGGCAGGACTCTTTAAGGAagccttggagcatctttgtacCTATGAAAGGCAGATCTGTGACAAACTGGCTGTCGAAGAAACTAAAG GAGAGCTCCTGCTTCAGCTTGGCAGACTTGAAGAAGCAGTTGAAATCTACAAAggacttcaagaaagaaatccTGAAAACTGGGCCTATTATAAAGGCCTAGAGAGGGCACTTAAACCAG CTAACATGATGGAAAGGCTAAAGATCTATGAAGAGGCCTGGACTAAATACCCAAGGGGACTAGTTCCAAGAAGATTGCCTTTAAACTTTTTGTCAG GTGAAAAGTTTAAGGAATGTCTGGACAAGTTTCTAAGGATGAATTTCAGCAAAGGTTGCCCACCAGTTTTCAATACTTTGAGGTCATTATATAAAGACAAGGAGAAG GTGGCAATCATAGAAGAGCTTGTGATAGGTTATGAGACCTCCCTACGAAGCTGCAGGTTATTTAACCCAAATG
- the NAA15 gene encoding N-alpha-acetyltransferase 15, NatA auxiliary subunit isoform X5: MPSVSLPPKENALFKRILRCYEHKQYRNGLKFCKQILSNPKFAEHGETLAMKGLTLNCLGKKEEAYELVRRGLRNDLKSHVCWHVYGLLQRSDKKYDEAIKCYRNALKWDKDNLQILRDLSLLQIQMRDLEGYRETRYQLLQLRPAQRASWIGYAIAYHLLEDYEMAAKILEEFRKTQQTSPDKVDYEYSELLLYQNQVLREAGLFKEALEHLCTYERQICDKLAVEETKGELLLQLGRLEEAVEIYKGLQERNPENWAYYKGLERALKPANMMERLKIYEEAWTKYPRGLVPRRLPLNFLSGEKFKECLDKFLRMNFSKGCPPVFNTLRSLYKDKEKVAIIEELVIGYETSLRSCRLFNPNENLPRKEPLHRISAVASLEILHLL; this comes from the exons AGATGTTACGAACATAAGCAGTATAGAAATGGGCTGAAGTTCTGTAAACAGATCCTTTCTAACCCGAAGTTTGCAGAACATGGAG AAACTTTGGCAATGAAAGGACTAACATTAAACTGTctaggaaagaaggaggaagccTATGAACTTGTGCGCAGAGGCCTCAGGAACGACTTGAAGAGCCATGTCT GTTGGCATGTCTATGGCCTCCTTCAGAGGTCAGACAAGAAGTATGATGAAGCTATCAAATGCTATAGAAATGCACTGAAGTGGGACAAAGACAATCTTCAAATCTTGAGAGATCTTTCTCTGCTACAGATTCAAATGAGAGATCTTGAAGGTTACAGG GAAACAAGATATCAGTTACTTCAGCTGCGACCTGCACAGCGAGCATCATGGATTGGTTATGCTATTGCTTACCATCTCTTGGAAGACTATGAAATGGCGGCAAAAATTTTAGAGGAATTCAGGAAGACACAGCAG ACATCACCTGATAAAGTAGACTATGAGtacagtgagctgctgctgtatcAAAACCAGGTCCTCAGGGAGGCAGGACTCTTTAAGGAagccttggagcatctttgtacCTATGAAAGGCAGATCTGTGACAAACTGGCTGTCGAAGAAACTAAAG GAGAGCTCCTGCTTCAGCTTGGCAGACTTGAAGAAGCAGTTGAAATCTACAAAggacttcaagaaagaaatccTGAAAACTGGGCCTATTATAAAGGCCTAGAGAGGGCACTTAAACCAG CTAACATGATGGAAAGGCTAAAGATCTATGAAGAGGCCTGGACTAAATACCCAAGGGGACTAGTTCCAAGAAGATTGCCTTTAAACTTTTTGTCAG GTGAAAAGTTTAAGGAATGTCTGGACAAGTTTCTAAGGATGAATTTCAGCAAAGGTTGCCCACCAGTTTTCAATACTTTGAGGTCATTATATAAAGACAAGGAGAAG GTGGCAATCATAGAAGAGCTTGTGATAGGTTATGAGACCTCCCTACGAAGCTGCAGGTTATTTAACCCAAATG AAAATCTCCCAAGAAAAGAACCTCTGCACAGAATCTCAGCAGTGGCTAGTCTTGAAATTCTGCATTTGTTATAA